From Rhododendron vialii isolate Sample 1 chromosome 10a, ASM3025357v1, the proteins below share one genomic window:
- the LOC131303589 gene encoding uncharacterized protein LOC131303589 isoform X2 → MLDEKAKVFLKNLLDGATVRVLAAHSQFTSAQVGVFDASPPATELEELKAMPILRPPFLPGLSKISPGVAQSTAKALKFKPTPPREDKQTPVKRTKCFTSAIEPESRKRCCMAGEQSFVKQTKFIKDNHGMDIDNLHRHSGSYWGTGQVKGIEIEKKPHETDYTSKEVADAFKEVEFRFPSLQLASEHGGQLGKSEALHGSSGRMASSIPGIDSVTVANGHGKKSWRTLQVTGQSVKAISRKMEWMSPLAGKNDHHTPSNAHESAQGLMLPPNPTNIVNVASTLPSATPPRELIRSIGTSQTTKQVSSLGSMGLTNKRFEVADSVHKLTKATDTTPREKSTPNQMISRPKLLAQKHSQCMLSPTLYGNATDQENGGVQKSSKRVAQWKILPFRQESEATSSSSSWTTQEASPTRGQGDMSSTNSSDCEGYFLPGRTVGPYMGPASSSESEGYPLPDQVPARHHMDLSSRVVSPASTSVGSAKDSRSGNRVKLKKQRGGFRRLKDKLALVFHHHHHHHHHHHHHGDDSDQKTKAGRGTSLWKNAGKIFHGKSKQKGYGEQAVEEHRKPVVRKVADKNQHGHFHKLVKGLLGQVQKSKHSKLSKGGIKQLGGSRRGNKKVANKLQWWKMFRRQKAGKPRSKPYGNLGFGNKKPRFKALPKTK, encoded by the exons ATGTTGGACGAGAAAGCAAAAGTCTTCTTAAAGAACTTACTCGATGGTGCTACTGTAAGGGTTTTGGCGGCTCATTCACAG TTCACATCAGCTCAGGTTGGTGTATTTGATGCATCTCCTCCTGCTACTGAACTGGAGGAGCTAAAAGCCATGCCAATATTGAGGCCACCATTTTTGCCAGGTCTGTCAAAAATTTCTCCTGGAGTCGCTCAAAGCACTGCTAAAGCTCTTAAATTCAAACCAACTCCTCCACGAGAAGATAAACAAACGCCTGTTAAGCGCACAAAGTGCTTCACTTCTGCCATCGAACCTGAGAGTAGAAAAAGGTGTTGCATGGCTGGCGAGCAAAGCTTTGTAAAGCAGACAAAATTTATCAAGGATAACCATGGCATGGACATTGATAATCTTCATCGTCATAGTGGGTCTTATTGGGGTACAGGGCAGGTCAAAGGGATAGAAATTGAGAAGAAACCTCATGAGACTGATTACACGTCAAAAGAAGTTGCTGATGCCTTCAAAGAGGTTGAATTCCGCTTTCCATCTTTGCAGCTAGCCTCTGAGCATGGGGGTCAATTAGGGAAGAGTGAAGCTCTACATGGGTCCTCTGGAAGGATGGCCAGTTCTATTCCTGGGATAGATTCAGTTACTGTTGCAAATGGACATGGCAAAAAGAGCTGGAGGACACTTCAGGTCACCGGTCAGAGTGTGAAGGCCATTTCAAGGAAAATGGAATGGATGAGTCCATTGGCGGGGAAAAATGATCATCATACACCCAGCAATGCTCATGAATCTGCTCAAGGGTTGATGCTCCCCCCAAATCCAACCAATATCGTAAATGTGGCATCTACTTTGCCATCTGCAACACCCCCGAGGGAGTTAATCAGGAGTATTGGGACGTCTCAAACAACAAAGCAGGTTTCTTCTTTAGGATCCATGGGTTTAACGAATAAAAGATTTGAAGTGGCAGATTCAGTTCACAAACTGACTAAGGCCACAGATACAACTCCAAGGGAGAAGAGTACACCAAATCAGATGATTTCAAGGCCAAAACTGCTAGCTCAGAAGCATAGTCAATGTATGTTGTCCCCTACTTTGTATGGAAACGCGACGGACCAAGAGAACGGTGGAGTCCAAAAAAGTAGTAAGCGGGTGGCCCAATGGAAAATATTGCCCTTTAGACAAGAATCAGAAGCCACTAGTTCATCCTCCAGCTGGACAACTCAGGAAGCTAGCCCTACACGTGGCCAAGGGGATATGAGTTCCACTAACAGTAGTGATTGTGAAGGGTACTTCCTGCCAGGTCGGACGGTGGGCCCTTACATGGGCCCTGCAAGTAGCAGCGAGAGCGAGGGGTATCCATTACCAGATCAGGTACCCGCCCGTCATCACATGGATCTATCATCCAGAGTAGTGAGTCCAGCATCAACTAGTGTGGGTTCAGCCAAGGATTCCAGATCAGGCAACCGGGTAAAGCTGAAAAAACAAAGAGGTGGGTTTAGAAGGCTGAAAGACAAGCTGGCACTTGtgttccaccaccaccatcaccaccaccaccaccaccaccaccatggtGATGATAGTGATCAAAAGACCAAGGCAGGCCGTGGTACATCTTTGTGGAAGAATGCAGGGAAGATTTTTCATGGAAAGAGCAAACAGAAGGGTTATGGAGAACAAGCAGTTGAAGAACATAGGAAGCCAGTGGTTCGCAAGGTAGCAGATAAGAACCAGCATGGGCATTTCCACAAACTTGTAAAGGGGCTCTTGGGTCAGGTACAGAAATCTAAGCACTCGAAGCTATCCAAAGGCGGCATCAAACAGTTGGGAGGCAGCCGGCGTGGCAATAAGAAGGTCGCGAATAAGTTACAGTGGTGGAAAAtgtttcgtcgccaaaaggctGGGAAACCTCGGAGTAAACCATATGGCAACCTAGGATTTGGGAATAAGAAGCCCAGGTTTAAAGCATTACCCAAGACTAAatga
- the LOC131303589 gene encoding uncharacterized protein LOC131303589 isoform X1, producing MEVQDPESDVQALRKLYGLLQRNQNDSQCACSDYMLDEKAKVFLKNLLDGATVRVLAAHSQFTSAQVGVFDASPPATELEELKAMPILRPPFLPGLSKISPGVAQSTAKALKFKPTPPREDKQTPVKRTKCFTSAIEPESRKRCCMAGEQSFVKQTKFIKDNHGMDIDNLHRHSGSYWGTGQVKGIEIEKKPHETDYTSKEVADAFKEVEFRFPSLQLASEHGGQLGKSEALHGSSGRMASSIPGIDSVTVANGHGKKSWRTLQVTGQSVKAISRKMEWMSPLAGKNDHHTPSNAHESAQGLMLPPNPTNIVNVASTLPSATPPRELIRSIGTSQTTKQVSSLGSMGLTNKRFEVADSVHKLTKATDTTPREKSTPNQMISRPKLLAQKHSQCMLSPTLYGNATDQENGGVQKSSKRVAQWKILPFRQESEATSSSSSWTTQEASPTRGQGDMSSTNSSDCEGYFLPGRTVGPYMGPASSSESEGYPLPDQVPARHHMDLSSRVVSPASTSVGSAKDSRSGNRVKLKKQRGGFRRLKDKLALVFHHHHHHHHHHHHHGDDSDQKTKAGRGTSLWKNAGKIFHGKSKQKGYGEQAVEEHRKPVVRKVADKNQHGHFHKLVKGLLGQVQKSKHSKLSKGGIKQLGGSRRGNKKVANKLQWWKMFRRQKAGKPRSKPYGNLGFGNKKPRFKALPKTK from the exons ATGTTGGACGAGAAAGCAAAAGTCTTCTTAAAGAACTTACTCGATGGTGCTACTGTAAGGGTTTTGGCGGCTCATTCACAG TTCACATCAGCTCAGGTTGGTGTATTTGATGCATCTCCTCCTGCTACTGAACTGGAGGAGCTAAAAGCCATGCCAATATTGAGGCCACCATTTTTGCCAGGTCTGTCAAAAATTTCTCCTGGAGTCGCTCAAAGCACTGCTAAAGCTCTTAAATTCAAACCAACTCCTCCACGAGAAGATAAACAAACGCCTGTTAAGCGCACAAAGTGCTTCACTTCTGCCATCGAACCTGAGAGTAGAAAAAGGTGTTGCATGGCTGGCGAGCAAAGCTTTGTAAAGCAGACAAAATTTATCAAGGATAACCATGGCATGGACATTGATAATCTTCATCGTCATAGTGGGTCTTATTGGGGTACAGGGCAGGTCAAAGGGATAGAAATTGAGAAGAAACCTCATGAGACTGATTACACGTCAAAAGAAGTTGCTGATGCCTTCAAAGAGGTTGAATTCCGCTTTCCATCTTTGCAGCTAGCCTCTGAGCATGGGGGTCAATTAGGGAAGAGTGAAGCTCTACATGGGTCCTCTGGAAGGATGGCCAGTTCTATTCCTGGGATAGATTCAGTTACTGTTGCAAATGGACATGGCAAAAAGAGCTGGAGGACACTTCAGGTCACCGGTCAGAGTGTGAAGGCCATTTCAAGGAAAATGGAATGGATGAGTCCATTGGCGGGGAAAAATGATCATCATACACCCAGCAATGCTCATGAATCTGCTCAAGGGTTGATGCTCCCCCCAAATCCAACCAATATCGTAAATGTGGCATCTACTTTGCCATCTGCAACACCCCCGAGGGAGTTAATCAGGAGTATTGGGACGTCTCAAACAACAAAGCAGGTTTCTTCTTTAGGATCCATGGGTTTAACGAATAAAAGATTTGAAGTGGCAGATTCAGTTCACAAACTGACTAAGGCCACAGATACAACTCCAAGGGAGAAGAGTACACCAAATCAGATGATTTCAAGGCCAAAACTGCTAGCTCAGAAGCATAGTCAATGTATGTTGTCCCCTACTTTGTATGGAAACGCGACGGACCAAGAGAACGGTGGAGTCCAAAAAAGTAGTAAGCGGGTGGCCCAATGGAAAATATTGCCCTTTAGACAAGAATCAGAAGCCACTAGTTCATCCTCCAGCTGGACAACTCAGGAAGCTAGCCCTACACGTGGCCAAGGGGATATGAGTTCCACTAACAGTAGTGATTGTGAAGGGTACTTCCTGCCAGGTCGGACGGTGGGCCCTTACATGGGCCCTGCAAGTAGCAGCGAGAGCGAGGGGTATCCATTACCAGATCAGGTACCCGCCCGTCATCACATGGATCTATCATCCAGAGTAGTGAGTCCAGCATCAACTAGTGTGGGTTCAGCCAAGGATTCCAGATCAGGCAACCGGGTAAAGCTGAAAAAACAAAGAGGTGGGTTTAGAAGGCTGAAAGACAAGCTGGCACTTGtgttccaccaccaccatcaccaccaccaccaccaccaccaccatggtGATGATAGTGATCAAAAGACCAAGGCAGGCCGTGGTACATCTTTGTGGAAGAATGCAGGGAAGATTTTTCATGGAAAGAGCAAACAGAAGGGTTATGGAGAACAAGCAGTTGAAGAACATAGGAAGCCAGTGGTTCGCAAGGTAGCAGATAAGAACCAGCATGGGCATTTCCACAAACTTGTAAAGGGGCTCTTGGGTCAGGTACAGAAATCTAAGCACTCGAAGCTATCCAAAGGCGGCATCAAACAGTTGGGAGGCAGCCGGCGTGGCAATAAGAAGGTCGCGAATAAGTTACAGTGGTGGAAAAtgtttcgtcgccaaaaggctGGGAAACCTCGGAGTAAACCATATGGCAACCTAGGATTTGGGAATAAGAAGCCCAGGTTTAAAGCATTACCCAAGACTAAatga